In Pelecanus crispus isolate bPelCri1 chromosome Z, bPelCri1.pri, whole genome shotgun sequence, the following are encoded in one genomic region:
- the PRKAA1 gene encoding 5'-AMP-activated protein kinase catalytic subunit alpha-1 isoform X2, whose amino-acid sequence MRRLGPWLKMAAADKQKHEHGRVKIGHYILGDTLGVGTFGKVKVGKHELTGHKVAVKILNRQKIRSLDVVGKIRREIQNLKLFRHPHIIKLYQVISTPTDIFMVMEYVSGGELFDYICKNGRLDEKESRRLFQQILSGVDYCHRHMVVHRDLKPENVLLDAHMNAKIADFGLSNMMSDGEFLRTSCGSPNYAAPEVISGRLYAGPEVDIWSSGVILYALLCGTLPFDDDHVPTLFKKICDGIFYTPQYLNPSVISLLKHMLQVDPMKRATIRDIREHEWFKQDLPKYLFPEDPSYSSTMIDDEALKEVCEKFECTEEEVLSCLYSRNHQDPLAVAYHLIIDNRRIMNEAKDFYLATSPPDSFLDDHHLSRPHPERVPFLVAEAPRPRHTLDELNPQKSKHQGVRRAKWHLGIRSQSRPNDIMAEVCRAIKQLDYEWKVVNPYYLRVRRKNPVTSAYSKMSLQLYQVDSRTYLLDFRSIDDEITEAKSGTATPQRSGSVSNYRSCQKDSDADVQGKSADTSLTSSVSSSLDSSTADLTPRPGSHTIEFFEMCANLIKILAQ is encoded by the exons TTGGCAAACATGAGTTAACTGGACATAAAGTTGCAGTGAAGATCCTGAACCGACAGAAGATTCGCAGCCTTGATGTTGTGGGAAAAATCCGCCGGGAGATTCAGAACCTCAAACTCTTCAGGCATCCTCACATAATCAAGCT GTACCAGGTCATCAGTACACCAACTGACATTTTCATGGTGATGGAATATGTTTCGGGAGGAGAACTGTTTGACTATATCTGTAAAAATGGGAGG CTTGATGAGAAGGAGAGCAGACGTCTGTTCCAGCAAATCCTTTCTGGCGTGGATTACTGTCACAGACATATGGTAGTACATAGAGATCTGAAGCCTGAAAATGTGCTGCTTGATGCACACATGAATGCCAAGATAGCTGACTTTG GTCTATCAAACATGATGTCAGATGGAGAATTTTTAAGAACAAGCTGTGGTTCCCCTAACTATGCTGCACCAGAAGTAATTTCAGGAAG ATTGTATGCAGGTCCAGAAGTAGATATTTGGAGCAGCGGGGTTATTCTCTATGCTTTGTTATGTGGAACGCTTCCATTTGATGATGATCACGTGCCAACCCTTTTCAAGAAGATATGTGATGGTATCTTTTATACCCCTCAGTACCTGAATCCATCTGTAATTAGTCTTTTGAAGCACATGCTGCAAGTGGATCCAATGAAGAGAGCAACAATCAGAGACATTAG GGAACATGAATGGTTTAAGCAGGAccttccaaaatatttgtttcctgaAGACCCATCATATAGCTCTACCATGATTGATGATGAAGCCTTAAAAGAAGTGTGTGAGAAGTTCGAATGCACTGAAGAGGAAGTGCTAAGTTGTCTATACAGCCGAAATCATCAGGACCCTTTAGCAGTTGCTTATCACCTCATTATAGATAATAGAAGAATAATGAATGAGGCCAAAGACTTCTACTTGGCTACAAGCCCACCAGATTCTTTTCTTGATGATCACCATCTGTCTCGCCCTCATCCTGAAAGAGTGCCATTTTTAGTAGCTGAAGCACCGCGTCCTCGCCACACTCTTGATGAGCTGAATCCACAGAAGTCAAAACACCAAGGTGTAAGAAGAGCCAAGTGGCACTTGGGGATACGGAGTCAGAGTCGACCAAATGATATCATGGCTGAAGTTTGTCGAGCAATTAAACAACTAGATTATGAATGGAAG GTTGTAAATCCATACTATCTACGTGTTCGAAGGAAGAATCCAGTAACAAGTGCATATTCCAAAATGAGTCTGCAGTTGTATCAGGTGGACAGCAGGACATACTTACTGGACTTCCGTAGCATTGACG ATGAAATTACTGAAGCAAAGTCTGGGACTGCAACTCCACAGAGATCAGGTTCTGTGAGCAACTATAGATCCTGTCAAAAAGATTCAGATGCTGATGTGCAAGGAAAATCTGCAGATACATCCCTTACCTCATCAGTGAGCTCCTCACTTGACTCTTCTACAGCTGACTTAACTCCAAGACCGGGGAGTCATACAATAGAATTTTTTGAGATGTGTGCAAATCTTATTAAAATACTTGCACAATAA
- the PRKAA1 gene encoding 5'-AMP-activated protein kinase catalytic subunit alpha-1 isoform X1, which produces MRRLGPWLKMAAADKQKHEHGRVKIGHYILGDTLGVGTFGKVKVGKHELTGHKVAVKILNRQKIRSLDVVGKIRREIQNLKLFRHPHIIKLYQVISTPTDIFMVMEYVSGGELFDYICKNGRVRSSPTLQINALHSLDEKESRRLFQQILSGVDYCHRHMVVHRDLKPENVLLDAHMNAKIADFGLSNMMSDGEFLRTSCGSPNYAAPEVISGRLYAGPEVDIWSSGVILYALLCGTLPFDDDHVPTLFKKICDGIFYTPQYLNPSVISLLKHMLQVDPMKRATIRDIREHEWFKQDLPKYLFPEDPSYSSTMIDDEALKEVCEKFECTEEEVLSCLYSRNHQDPLAVAYHLIIDNRRIMNEAKDFYLATSPPDSFLDDHHLSRPHPERVPFLVAEAPRPRHTLDELNPQKSKHQGVRRAKWHLGIRSQSRPNDIMAEVCRAIKQLDYEWKVVNPYYLRVRRKNPVTSAYSKMSLQLYQVDSRTYLLDFRSIDDEITEAKSGTATPQRSGSVSNYRSCQKDSDADVQGKSADTSLTSSVSSSLDSSTADLTPRPGSHTIEFFEMCANLIKILAQ; this is translated from the exons TTGGCAAACATGAGTTAACTGGACATAAAGTTGCAGTGAAGATCCTGAACCGACAGAAGATTCGCAGCCTTGATGTTGTGGGAAAAATCCGCCGGGAGATTCAGAACCTCAAACTCTTCAGGCATCCTCACATAATCAAGCT GTACCAGGTCATCAGTACACCAACTGACATTTTCATGGTGATGGAATATGTTTCGGGAGGAGAACTGTTTGACTATATCTGTAAAAATGGGAGGGTAAGAAGTAGTCCAACTCTACAAATCAATGCCTTGCATTCT CTTGATGAGAAGGAGAGCAGACGTCTGTTCCAGCAAATCCTTTCTGGCGTGGATTACTGTCACAGACATATGGTAGTACATAGAGATCTGAAGCCTGAAAATGTGCTGCTTGATGCACACATGAATGCCAAGATAGCTGACTTTG GTCTATCAAACATGATGTCAGATGGAGAATTTTTAAGAACAAGCTGTGGTTCCCCTAACTATGCTGCACCAGAAGTAATTTCAGGAAG ATTGTATGCAGGTCCAGAAGTAGATATTTGGAGCAGCGGGGTTATTCTCTATGCTTTGTTATGTGGAACGCTTCCATTTGATGATGATCACGTGCCAACCCTTTTCAAGAAGATATGTGATGGTATCTTTTATACCCCTCAGTACCTGAATCCATCTGTAATTAGTCTTTTGAAGCACATGCTGCAAGTGGATCCAATGAAGAGAGCAACAATCAGAGACATTAG GGAACATGAATGGTTTAAGCAGGAccttccaaaatatttgtttcctgaAGACCCATCATATAGCTCTACCATGATTGATGATGAAGCCTTAAAAGAAGTGTGTGAGAAGTTCGAATGCACTGAAGAGGAAGTGCTAAGTTGTCTATACAGCCGAAATCATCAGGACCCTTTAGCAGTTGCTTATCACCTCATTATAGATAATAGAAGAATAATGAATGAGGCCAAAGACTTCTACTTGGCTACAAGCCCACCAGATTCTTTTCTTGATGATCACCATCTGTCTCGCCCTCATCCTGAAAGAGTGCCATTTTTAGTAGCTGAAGCACCGCGTCCTCGCCACACTCTTGATGAGCTGAATCCACAGAAGTCAAAACACCAAGGTGTAAGAAGAGCCAAGTGGCACTTGGGGATACGGAGTCAGAGTCGACCAAATGATATCATGGCTGAAGTTTGTCGAGCAATTAAACAACTAGATTATGAATGGAAG GTTGTAAATCCATACTATCTACGTGTTCGAAGGAAGAATCCAGTAACAAGTGCATATTCCAAAATGAGTCTGCAGTTGTATCAGGTGGACAGCAGGACATACTTACTGGACTTCCGTAGCATTGACG ATGAAATTACTGAAGCAAAGTCTGGGACTGCAACTCCACAGAGATCAGGTTCTGTGAGCAACTATAGATCCTGTCAAAAAGATTCAGATGCTGATGTGCAAGGAAAATCTGCAGATACATCCCTTACCTCATCAGTGAGCTCCTCACTTGACTCTTCTACAGCTGACTTAACTCCAAGACCGGGGAGTCATACAATAGAATTTTTTGAGATGTGTGCAAATCTTATTAAAATACTTGCACAATAA